A region of Heteronotia binoei isolate CCM8104 ecotype False Entrance Well chromosome 2, APGP_CSIRO_Hbin_v1, whole genome shotgun sequence DNA encodes the following proteins:
- the LOC132567223 gene encoding zinc finger protein 239-like: MKAYECFQCGKCFRYKSQLLVHQTVHTVEKHFECSDCGKRFSWSSSLKLHQRTHTGEKPFECSECGKRFSHSGHLHKHQRTHTGEKPFECSECGKRFTHSNTLHCHLRTHTGEKPFECLECRKRFSQSSHLHRHLRIHIGEKPFECSECGKRFSHSSRLQEHQRTHTGEKPFECSECRKRFSHSSNLQNHQRTHTGEKPFECSECGKRFSHSGDFKKHQRTHTGEKPFECSECGKRFNRRGNLQQHQRTHRREKPFECSESTPTYAGMAIYASVAPQFGHSTPLPEARSGRPLKHPYTDVTSISAVME, translated from the exons ATGAAGGCATATGAATGCTTTCAGTGTGGAAAATGCTTCAGATACAAatcacagctccttgtgcaccaaaCGGTCCACACAGtggagaaacattttgaatgctcagattgtgggaagagattcagctggAGCAGCAGTCTTAaactgcatcaaagaactcacacaggggagaagccttttgaatgctcggaatgtgggaagaggttcagtcacaGTGGTCATCTTCACAAACATcaacgaacccacacaggagagaagccttttgaatgctcagagtgtgggaagagattcactcACAGTAATACCCTTCACTgtcatttaagaacccacacaggggagaagccttttgaatgcttagagtgcaggaagagatttagtcagagtagccatcttcatcGTCATTTAAGAATCCAtataggggagaagccttttgaatgctcagagtgtggcaaGAGATTTAGTCACAGTAGtcgtcttcaagagcatcaaagaacccacacaggggagaaaccttttgaatgctcagagtgtaggaagagattcagtcacagtagcaatCTTCAgaatcatcaaagaacccacacaggggagaagccttttgaatgctcagagtgtgggaagagattcagccacagtggtgattttaaaaaacatcaaagaacccacactggtgagaagccttttgaatgttctgaGTGTGGCAAGAGATTCAATAGGAGAggaaatcttcaacagcatcaaagaacccacagaaGAGAGaagccgtttgaatgctcagagt CCACCCCCACCTATGCCGGCATGGCCATCTACGCCTCAGTTGCGCCACAGTTCGGACACAGCACCCCTCTGCCTGAAGCCAGGAGTGGTCGCCCACTCAAGCACCCATACACAGATGTAACTTCCATTTCCGCTGTCATGGAGtga